In one Bactrocera tryoni isolate S06 chromosome 5, CSIRO_BtryS06_freeze2, whole genome shotgun sequence genomic region, the following are encoded:
- the LOC120777481 gene encoding glycine-rich protein 23-like: MGGGGGGGGGSTIGGGSVLGGHGTLMSTAGMSNSTVGGGGGVGVGAPPGSMLHGGGGGGMGVPTPGNMGMPGVYGNGNGGGGGGPGGGPMGPMGGNGGGNGPSTAPGSVIDSRAVSVVVTLPGGPGAQHPGQALSDYGPI; the protein is encoded by the coding sequence ATgggcggtggtggtggcggcggcggcggcagtaCAATTGGCGGTGGCAGCGTGCTGGGCGGACACGGTACTCTGATGAGCACAGCGGGTATGAGCAATAGTACGGTTGGCGGCGgtggtggtgttggtgttggGGCTCCTCCTGGCAGTATGTTGCacggtggcggtggcggtggcatGGGCGTACCAACGCCCGGCAATATGGGTATGCCTGGCGTTTATGGCAATGGTaatggcggtggcggtggcggtcCCGGTGGTGGTCCAATGGGCCCCATGGGTGGCAATGGCGGTGGTAATGGTCCCAGTACGGCACCCGGTTCGGTGATCGATTCTCGCGCGGTGTCCGTGGTCGTTACGTTGCCTGGTGGGCCGGGCGCGCAACACCCCGGGCAGGCGCTGAGCGACTATGGTCCTATATAG
- the LOC120777480 gene encoding frizzled-2, protein MLRTTAHSTKTTRRHPLALCNSVFALSIVLLLHTHNCHADGMQHLADSGGGVGMGGMGPHSMDVSPAPGYGLPAIPKDPNSRCEEITIPMCRGIGYNMTSFPNEMNHETQDEAGLEVHQFWPLVEIKCSPDLKFFLCSMYTPICLEDYHKPLPVCRSVCERARAGCAPIMQQYSFQWPERMACEHLPLHGDPENLCMEQPSYTESGSGGSGRDGTSGSGSGGSGGSGGSGSGGGGGKRKQSGSGGSTSQKCKGKNSKNCQNSLGERTNTKDCTCSCRPPLLLLGKEALMQPPHMHYPWYMNSTVQRIADVPNCAIPCKGPFFTNDEKDFAGIWIALWSGLCFCSTLMTLTTFIIDTERFKYPERPIVFLSACYFMVAVGYLSKNFLQNEEIACDGRYLKESSAGPHSCTMVFLLTYFFGMASSIWWVVLSFTWFLAAGLKWGNEAITKHSQYFHLAAWLIPTVQSVAVLLLSAVDGDPILGICYVGNLNPDHLKTFVLAPLFVYLVIGTTFLMAGFVSLFRIRSVIKQQGGVGAGVKADKLEKLMIRIGIFSVLYTVPATIVIGCYLYEAAYFEDWIKALACPCAQTKGPGKKPLYSVLMLKYFMALAVGITSGVWIWSGKTLESWRRFWRRLFGAPDRTGANQALIKPRPPIPHPYAGSGMGMPVGSAAGSLLATPYTQAGGASVASTSHHHLHHHVLKQPAASHV, encoded by the coding sequence ATGTTACGCACAACGGCACACAGCACTAAGACGACGCGGCGGCATCCGCTTGCGTTATGCAACTCTGTCTTTGCGCTCAGCATCGTGCTGCTGCTACACACACATAACTGTCATGCGGACGGCATGCAACATCTCGCGGATAGCGGTGGTGGCGTCGGCATGGGCGGCATGGGTCCGCACTCCATGGATGTCAGTCCCGCGCCGGGTTATGGTCTACCCGCCATACCAAAAGATCCCAATTCACGCTGCGAAGAGATCACTATACCAATGTGTCGCGGCATTGGTTACAATATGACTTCCTTTCCGAATGAAATGAATCACGAAACACAGGATGAAGCCGGTTTGGAGGTGCATCAGTTTTGGCCACTCGTTGAAATCAAATGTTCGCCAGATTTGAAATTCTTCCTTTGTTCTATGTACACGCCTATCTGTTTGGAGGACTATCACAAGCCGTTGCCGGTTTGTCGTTCGGTTTGTGAGCGCGCACGTGCCGGTTGTGCGCCCATCATGCAACAGTATAGTTTCCAGTGGCCAGAGCGTATGGCCTGCGAGCACTTGCCGTTGCATGGCGATCCGGAGAATTTGTGCATGGAGCAGCCGTCGTATACAGAGTCGGGCAGCGGCGGTTCGGGCCGTGATGGCACGTCCGGCAGCGGCTCGGGCGGCAGTGGTGGTAGTGGTGGCAGCGGCAGTGGAGGCGGTGGTGGTAAACGCAAACAGTCTGGTTCCGGTGGCTCGACTTCACAGAAATGCAAaggcaaaaattcaaaaaactgcCAAAATTCCCTAGGAGAAAGAACAAACACAAAGGATTGCACGTGCTCGTGTCGCCCGCCACTCCTACTCCTGGGGAAGGAAGCGCTGATGCAGCCACCACACATGCATTACCCGTGGTACATGAATTCAACTGTACAAAGAATCGCCGACGTACCAAATTGCGCGATCCCCTGCAAGGGCCCGTTCTTCACAAACGACGAAAAGGACTTCGCCGGAATATGGATCGCCCTGTGGTCGGGTCTGTGCTTCTGCAGCACACTCATGACACTAACCACGTTCATCATCGACACCGAAAGGTTTAAATATCCCGAACGTCCGATCGTTTTTCTCTCCGCCTGCTACTTTATGGTAGCTGTTGGTTATCTATCAAAGAACTTTTTGCAGAATGAAGAGATCGCTTGCGATGGTCGCTACTTGAAAGAGAGCTCCGCAGGACCACACTCATGCACTATGGTATTTCTACTGACATATTTCTTCGGCATGGCTTCGTCCATTTGGTGGGTAGTGCTCAGCTTCACTTGGTTCCTGGCTGCTGGTCTTAAATGGGGCAATGAAGCCATCACCAAACACTCGCAGTATTTTCATTTAGCCGCCTGGCTCATACCCACAGTGCAATCGGTAGCCGTATTGCTGCTCTCGGCTGTCGATGGTGATCCCATTCTCGGCATTTGCTATGTGGGCAATCTCAATCCGGATCATCTGAAGACATTCGTGCTGGCACCGCTCTTTGTATACCTCGTCATCGGCACCACTTTCCTAATGGCGGGCTTCGTTTCACTTTTCCGCATACGTTCCGTTATCAAGCAGCAAGGCGGTGTTGGCGCTGGCGTTAAGGCGGACAAATTGGAAAAACTAATGATACGTATTGGCATCTTTTCCGTCCTCTACACCGTCCCTGCAACCATCGTAATCGGATGCTACCTGTATGAGGCCGCCTACTTCGAAGACTGGATCAAAGCGCTCGCCTGCCCATGTGCACAGACAAAAGGTCCTGGCAAGAAACCATTATACTCAGTACTAATGCTGAAATATTTTATGGCCTTGGCAGTTGGTATTACATCGGGCGTTTGGATCTGGTCCGGTAAGACGTTGGAGAGTTGGCGTCGCTTTTGGCGTCGTCTCTTCGGCGCACCGGATCGCACTGGCGCTAATCAAGCGCTCATTAAACCGCGACCGCCCATACCGCATCCGTATGCTGGCTCCGGCATGGGTATGCCAGTGGGCTCGGCGGCCGGTTCGCTACTCGCCACACCATATACACAAGCGGGTGGCGCATCGGTTGCCTCCACCAGCCATCACCATTTGCACCACCATGTTCTTAAACAACCGGCAGCAAGCCACGTATGA